The Microbacterium luteum genome includes a region encoding these proteins:
- a CDS encoding flavin-containing monooxygenase: protein MTVRVEIAIVGAGFAGIGMALALLRDGRESFVLLERGDSVGGTWRDNTYPGVACDVPSHLYGFADHPHPDWSRVFAPGAEIHRYLADVADRAGVTDRTRLRTGMTGARWDRDSSTWRVSTSDGDTVIADALAIACGRLTEPLIPEITGLETFPGPLFHSARWDHSVPVAGRRIAVVGTGASAVQLVPELVRRGAHVTLFQRTPAWIVPRGERAYSSAERRRFAQHPEALADLRATLYAEGEARFASRSGDAAAADLARGIALDHLSAQVADPALRDALTPAYAFGCKRVLLSDAFYPAVVSDAVTLVPAALDAVDGDVLTAADGSRHEVDALVLATGFASAQQPYADLVTGEDGTLAEHWSSGMTSYASTVVAGFPNLFVLNGPNASLGHNSSVLMLEEQAAYAVRTLARRERVAGGVLRVDPAAEAAYTAEIDRAAASTPWITGGCRNWYVDPRSGRLTLLWPGTVEAFRDRLARADGSEFLAPAPAAATTASAPTLRPRPLPGGAS from the coding sequence ATGACCGTGCGCGTCGAGATCGCGATCGTCGGTGCGGGCTTCGCCGGAATCGGCATGGCGCTGGCCCTGCTCCGCGACGGGCGGGAGTCGTTCGTGCTCCTCGAGCGCGGCGACAGCGTCGGCGGCACGTGGCGCGACAACACCTACCCGGGCGTCGCGTGCGACGTGCCCTCGCACCTGTACGGGTTCGCCGACCACCCGCATCCGGACTGGTCCCGCGTGTTCGCGCCGGGTGCCGAGATCCACCGCTACCTCGCCGACGTGGCCGACCGCGCCGGCGTGACCGACCGCACCCGTCTGCGGACGGGCATGACCGGCGCGCGGTGGGACCGCGACTCGTCGACCTGGCGCGTGAGCACGTCCGACGGCGACACCGTGATCGCCGATGCCCTCGCCATCGCGTGCGGCCGCCTGACGGAACCGCTCATCCCCGAGATCACCGGGCTCGAGACGTTCCCTGGGCCGCTGTTCCACTCCGCCCGCTGGGACCACTCCGTTCCCGTCGCGGGGCGCCGCATCGCCGTCGTCGGCACCGGAGCGAGCGCCGTGCAGCTCGTGCCGGAACTCGTGCGCCGCGGTGCGCACGTGACCCTGTTCCAGCGCACGCCGGCGTGGATCGTGCCCCGCGGCGAGCGCGCGTATTCCTCCGCCGAGCGTCGACGCTTCGCGCAGCATCCCGAAGCCCTCGCCGACCTTCGAGCGACGCTGTATGCCGAGGGCGAGGCGCGGTTCGCCTCACGCTCCGGCGATGCCGCGGCCGCCGACCTCGCGCGCGGCATAGCCCTCGACCACCTGAGCGCGCAGGTCGCCGACCCGGCGCTGCGCGACGCCCTCACCCCCGCCTACGCCTTCGGCTGCAAGCGCGTGCTGCTGTCGGATGCGTTCTATCCGGCGGTGGTCTCGGATGCGGTCACCCTCGTTCCGGCCGCGCTCGACGCCGTCGACGGCGATGTTCTCACCGCAGCCGACGGCTCCCGACACGAGGTGGATGCGCTGGTGCTCGCAACGGGGTTCGCCTCGGCGCAGCAGCCGTACGCCGACCTCGTGACCGGTGAAGACGGCACCCTCGCCGAACACTGGAGCAGCGGGATGACCTCGTACGCCTCGACCGTGGTCGCCGGGTTCCCCAATCTCTTCGTGCTCAACGGACCCAACGCCTCGCTCGGCCACAACTCCTCCGTGCTCATGCTCGAGGAACAGGCCGCGTACGCCGTGCGCACCCTCGCGCGCCGCGAACGCGTCGCCGGCGGCGTGCTGCGGGTGGACCCGGCCGCCGAAGCGGCCTACACGGCCGAGATCGACCGCGCCGCCGCATCCACCCCCTGGATCACCGGCGGCTGTCGCAACTGGTACGTCGACCCCCGGTCCGGGCGCCTGACGCTCTTGTGGCCCGGCACCGTCGAGGCCTTCCGCGACCGGCTCGCACGCGCCGACGGGTCCGAGTTCCTCGCCCCGGCACCCGCTGCGGCGACCACCGCATCCGCCCCCACGCTGCGCCCACGTCCCCTTCCAGGAGGAGCATCATGA